In Janibacter cremeus, a genomic segment contains:
- a CDS encoding NAD(P)/FAD-dependent oxidoreductase yields MTALSYAVIGAGPSGLAAARNLQRFDIPWQGYELADDVGGLWDIDAPRSTVYESAHLISSRTTTEFTEFPMDPSVADYPSHRDLKRYFDDFASHFNLREGYIFGSEVTSARPVGYGEWEVVANGVTHRHAGVIVANGTLSEPNIPSFSGHFDGELIHSSEYTSATVFAGKRVLVVGAGNSGCDIAVDAVHHAKSIDMSVRRGYHFVPKYMFGRPSDTLNQGKPLPARIKQVIDSRLLRIFTGDPVRLGFPEPDHKLYESHPIVNTLVLHHLGHGDLRVMADIEAFDGGHVRFRDGRREPYDMVLLATGYVLHYPFVDRELLDWNGPAPDLYLNIFSRRDPDLFVVGMVEASGIGWQGRYEQAELVARLIRARTDAPDRARAFAESIAGPNPDLSGGYDYLGLDRMAYYVNKDAYRGAIGAAIRELAAS; encoded by the coding sequence GTGACTGCGCTCTCCTACGCCGTGATCGGAGCCGGCCCCTCCGGCCTCGCGGCCGCCCGGAACCTGCAACGCTTCGACATCCCGTGGCAGGGCTACGAGTTGGCTGACGACGTCGGTGGCCTCTGGGACATCGACGCGCCTCGCTCGACCGTGTACGAGTCCGCACACCTGATCTCCTCGCGGACCACAACCGAGTTCACCGAGTTCCCGATGGACCCCTCGGTGGCCGATTACCCCTCGCACCGGGACCTCAAGCGCTACTTCGATGACTTCGCCAGCCATTTCAACCTGCGCGAGGGCTACATCTTCGGCTCCGAAGTCACCTCCGCCCGACCGGTCGGGTACGGAGAGTGGGAGGTCGTCGCCAATGGTGTGACCCATCGGCATGCGGGCGTGATCGTCGCCAACGGCACGCTCAGCGAGCCCAACATCCCATCCTTCTCCGGGCACTTCGACGGCGAGCTCATCCACTCGAGCGAATACACGTCTGCGACCGTGTTCGCCGGCAAACGAGTGCTGGTCGTCGGCGCTGGAAACTCCGGCTGCGACATCGCCGTCGACGCCGTGCACCACGCAAAGTCCATCGACATGAGCGTGCGTCGCGGCTACCACTTCGTGCCCAAGTACATGTTCGGACGGCCATCCGACACCCTCAACCAGGGCAAGCCCCTGCCCGCCAGGATCAAGCAGGTGATCGACTCCCGATTGCTCAGGATCTTCACCGGCGACCCGGTTCGACTGGGTTTCCCCGAGCCGGACCACAAGCTCTACGAGTCGCACCCCATCGTCAACACCCTGGTGCTGCACCACCTCGGCCACGGCGACCTGCGGGTGATGGCCGACATCGAAGCCTTCGACGGGGGCCACGTGCGATTCCGGGACGGACGCCGCGAGCCGTACGACATGGTGCTGCTGGCCACCGGGTACGTGCTGCATTACCCCTTCGTCGACCGCGAGTTGCTCGATTGGAACGGCCCCGCCCCGGACCTGTACCTCAACATCTTCAGCCGACGGGACCCCGACCTCTTCGTCGTCGGCATGGTCGAGGCCTCCGGGATCGGCTGGCAGGGCCGCTACGAGCAGGCCGAGCTGGTCGCGCGACTCATCCGTGCTCGCACCGATGCCCCCGACCGGGCCCGCGCATTCGCCGAGAGCATCGCCGGACCCAACCCTGACCTCTCCGGGGGGTACGACTACCTCGGCCTCGACCGGATGGCCTACTACGTCAACAAGGACGCCTACCGTGGCGCCATCGGTGCCGCCATCCGCGAGCTGGCCGCGTCGTGA
- a CDS encoding bile acid:sodium symporter family protein: MGGDVDSIRIAFDEGSLTVLKIVIGAILFGIALDTRVEDFTAALKRPVVIAIGVVAQFLFLPALTFLLTLALDVRGSVALGMILVACCPPGNVSNILTHRAGGDVALSVSMTAVGNVLAIVLMPLNVAFWGGLHPTGKAVLETIELSALDMLAEIAFVIGLPFVVGITIAKVWPRVARVGHRIIGPVSFLALAAVIVVGVMNNWDIFTAYIGVVLVAVFLHDALALLLGYGIAKATRLPLSSTKAMTFEVGIRNAGLGLLLVFTYFDGLGGMALVAAWWGIWDIIAGLTVASVWRLRTKDHVLEVAA, from the coding sequence ATGGGAGGCGACGTCGACTCGATCAGGATCGCTTTCGACGAGGGGTCGCTGACGGTCCTGAAGATCGTCATCGGGGCCATCCTCTTCGGGATCGCCCTCGACACCCGGGTGGAGGACTTCACCGCCGCGCTCAAGCGACCCGTGGTCATCGCGATCGGTGTGGTGGCCCAGTTCCTCTTCCTCCCGGCCCTGACCTTCCTGCTGACCCTGGCCCTGGACGTACGAGGGTCCGTCGCGCTCGGCATGATCCTCGTCGCCTGCTGCCCACCCGGGAACGTCTCCAACATCCTCACCCACCGCGCCGGTGGGGACGTCGCACTCTCGGTCTCGATGACCGCCGTCGGTAACGTACTCGCCATCGTCCTGATGCCGCTCAACGTGGCGTTCTGGGGCGGCCTGCACCCCACCGGGAAGGCCGTGCTCGAGACGATTGAGCTGTCCGCCCTCGACATGCTCGCCGAGATCGCCTTCGTGATCGGCCTCCCCTTCGTCGTGGGGATCACCATCGCCAAGGTGTGGCCGCGAGTGGCCCGGGTCGGCCACCGCATCATCGGACCGGTGTCCTTCCTCGCGCTTGCCGCCGTGATCGTCGTCGGCGTGATGAACAACTGGGACATCTTCACCGCCTACATCGGTGTCGTCCTGGTAGCGGTCTTCCTCCACGACGCCCTCGCGCTGCTTCTGGGGTACGGCATCGCCAAGGCGACCCGACTGCCCTTGTCCAGCACCAAGGCCATGACCTTCGAGGTTGGCATCCGCAACGCGGGCCTGGGCCTGCTGCTGGTCTTCACCTACTTCGACGGCCTCGGCGGAATGGCCCTGGTCGCGGCCTGGTGGGGCATCTGGGACATCATTGCCGGCTTGACCGTGGCCTCGGTCTGGCGACTGCGTACAAAGGACCATGTCCTCGAGGTGGCCGCATGA
- a CDS encoding SDR family oxidoreductase, which produces MKVLITGGSGFLGTSVGAGLADAGHTVISADLHPVTTPGVTSVTLDVTDADGVRALLTEHRPEAVVHLAAIVTPGKDSGREVERRVDVEGTRNVIAGCVAAGVRRLVVSSSGAAYGYHPDNPDWITEDQPVRGSLEFAYSDHKAQVEQLLAAARREHPELEQVVLRIGTILGERVDNQITALFLKKRLLGIRGARSPFVFIWDTDVVAIVQRAVTGDVTGTFNVAGDGALPITQIAERLGKNVLWLPDLLLRAVLAVGTTLGVSRYGPEQTRFLKHRPVLDNTRLREDFGYAPTHTSAEAFESWLATHPQAHAQAARGGRRPR; this is translated from the coding sequence ATGAAGGTCCTCATCACCGGGGGGAGCGGCTTCCTCGGCACGTCGGTCGGGGCCGGTCTGGCCGACGCCGGCCACACGGTCATCAGCGCCGACCTGCATCCGGTGACGACCCCCGGCGTCACCTCGGTGACGCTCGACGTCACCGACGCGGACGGCGTGCGGGCCCTGCTCACGGAGCACCGCCCCGAGGCGGTGGTCCACCTGGCCGCCATCGTCACCCCGGGCAAGGACTCCGGCCGGGAGGTCGAACGGCGTGTGGACGTCGAGGGCACCCGCAACGTCATCGCCGGATGCGTGGCCGCGGGGGTCCGGCGCCTCGTCGTCTCCTCCTCCGGTGCCGCGTACGGATACCACCCGGACAACCCGGACTGGATCACCGAGGACCAGCCGGTGCGCGGCAGCCTCGAATTCGCCTACTCCGACCACAAGGCCCAGGTCGAGCAGTTGCTGGCCGCTGCGCGCCGGGAGCACCCCGAGCTGGAGCAGGTGGTGCTGCGCATCGGCACGATCCTCGGCGAGCGGGTCGACAACCAGATCACGGCCCTGTTCCTCAAGAAGCGGCTGCTCGGCATCCGCGGCGCGAGATCCCCCTTCGTCTTCATCTGGGACACCGACGTCGTCGCGATCGTGCAGCGGGCGGTGACCGGAGACGTCACCGGCACCTTCAACGTCGCCGGCGACGGCGCCCTACCGATCACGCAGATCGCCGAGCGCCTGGGCAAGAACGTCCTCTGGCTGCCCGACCTGCTGCTGAGGGCCGTGCTCGCGGTGGGGACGACATTGGGCGTGAGTCGATACGGGCCGGAGCAGACCCGCTTCCTGAAGCACCGGCCCGTGCTCGACAACACCCGCCTTCGCGAGGACTTCGGCTACGCGCCGACCCACACCAGTGCCGAGGCCTTCGAGTCGTGGCTGGCGACGCATCCGCAGGCGCACGCCCAAGCAGCGCGAGGTGGACGGAGGCCTCGCTAG
- a CDS encoding heavy metal translocating P-type ATPase, whose product MTTLHDHHEALRTDQQEGHSGHGGHGGHAGHGDHVAQFRRLFWIMLALAVPVVGFNDMFADLLGYPLPQGEWALWVSPFLGTVMYVWGGSPFLTGGVSEIRSRQPGMMLLIALGITVAFIASWGASLQVLDHGLNFWWELALLVVIMLLGHWIEMRSLAQTTSALDSLAALLPDEAEKVEGEDVVTLDPADLVVGDVVIVRPGASVPADGEIVDGSASMDESMVTGESTTVRRTTGENVVAGTVATDSGLRVQVTAIGDDTALAGIQKLVSDAQGSSSRAQRIADTAAAWLFWFALGAAVITALVWVMVGTPDSAVVRTITVLVIACPHALGLAIPLVVSIATERAARGGVLVKDRLALESMRSIDTVLFDKTGTLTKGEPTVTGVAPVTDRDRDEVLALAAAAEADSEHPLARAIVGAARERGLDVPAAADFSSSPAVGVRASVDGTVTEVGGPYLLEKHGLDEAPIAANWRDEGAIILHVVADGEVIGALRLADEIRSESRDAVDALHAAGTQVVMITGDARAVAETVAADLGIDRVFAGVRPQDKAAKVAELQDEGRRVAMVGDGVNDAPALAQADVGIAIGAGTDVAIASAGVVLAGSDPRSVLSVIELSHASYRKMKQNLWWAGGYNLISVPLAAGVLAPIGFVLPMSVGAILMSASTVVVALNAQVLRRLDLTPAKSTARILER is encoded by the coding sequence ATGACCACGCTCCACGACCACCACGAGGCGCTCCGCACGGACCAGCAAGAGGGCCATTCGGGCCATGGTGGTCACGGTGGACACGCAGGGCACGGTGACCACGTGGCCCAGTTCCGCCGCCTCTTCTGGATCATGCTCGCGCTGGCGGTGCCGGTCGTCGGCTTCAACGACATGTTCGCCGACCTCCTCGGCTACCCGCTGCCGCAAGGCGAGTGGGCGCTGTGGGTCTCCCCGTTCCTGGGGACCGTCATGTACGTGTGGGGAGGGTCCCCCTTCCTCACCGGCGGGGTCTCGGAGATCCGCAGCCGCCAGCCGGGGATGATGCTGCTCATCGCCCTGGGCATCACCGTCGCCTTCATCGCATCGTGGGGTGCGAGTCTGCAGGTGCTCGACCACGGGCTGAACTTCTGGTGGGAACTGGCTCTGCTGGTGGTCATCATGCTGCTCGGCCACTGGATCGAGATGCGCTCGCTGGCCCAGACCACCTCCGCGTTGGACTCGTTGGCCGCGCTCCTGCCCGACGAGGCCGAGAAGGTCGAGGGCGAGGACGTGGTCACGCTCGACCCGGCGGACCTCGTGGTCGGCGACGTCGTCATCGTCAGGCCCGGTGCGTCCGTGCCCGCGGACGGCGAGATCGTGGACGGCTCGGCCAGCATGGACGAGTCCATGGTCACCGGCGAGTCCACGACGGTCCGGCGGACGACGGGGGAGAACGTGGTCGCCGGGACCGTGGCCACCGACTCCGGGCTGCGCGTGCAGGTCACCGCCATCGGCGACGACACCGCTCTGGCCGGTATCCAGAAGCTGGTCTCCGACGCACAGGGATCCTCTTCGCGCGCGCAGCGCATTGCTGACACCGCTGCCGCCTGGCTCTTCTGGTTCGCCCTCGGCGCGGCAGTCATCACGGCGCTCGTCTGGGTGATGGTGGGCACGCCGGACAGTGCCGTGGTCCGCACGATCACGGTCCTGGTGATCGCCTGCCCCCACGCGCTCGGACTGGCCATCCCACTCGTGGTCTCCATCGCCACCGAGCGGGCCGCCCGGGGCGGAGTGCTCGTCAAGGACCGCTTGGCCCTGGAGTCGATGCGCAGCATCGACACCGTCCTCTTCGACAAGACGGGCACCCTGACCAAGGGCGAGCCCACCGTGACCGGCGTCGCGCCGGTCACGGATCGCGACCGCGATGAGGTCCTCGCGCTGGCTGCGGCCGCCGAGGCCGACAGCGAGCACCCGCTGGCCCGCGCCATCGTCGGTGCCGCACGTGAGCGTGGTCTCGACGTGCCCGCCGCCGCCGATTTCTCCTCGTCGCCGGCGGTCGGTGTCCGGGCGAGCGTGGACGGCACGGTGACCGAGGTCGGCGGCCCGTACCTGCTCGAGAAGCACGGCCTCGACGAAGCCCCCATCGCGGCGAACTGGCGTGACGAGGGCGCGATCATCCTCCATGTCGTCGCCGACGGGGAGGTGATCGGCGCCCTCCGCCTGGCCGACGAGATCCGCTCCGAGTCCCGGGACGCCGTCGACGCCCTGCACGCGGCGGGAACGCAGGTGGTGATGATCACCGGCGACGCCCGGGCCGTGGCCGAGACCGTCGCCGCAGACCTGGGCATCGACCGCGTCTTCGCCGGCGTGCGCCCGCAGGACAAGGCGGCCAAGGTCGCCGAGCTGCAGGACGAAGGCAGGAGGGTCGCCATGGTCGGCGACGGCGTCAACGACGCGCCGGCTCTGGCGCAGGCCGATGTCGGCATCGCCATCGGAGCCGGCACCGACGTGGCCATCGCGTCCGCGGGTGTGGTTCTCGCGGGCTCCGACCCCCGCTCGGTGCTCTCGGTCATCGAGCTCTCCCACGCCTCCTACCGGAAGATGAAGCAGAACCTGTGGTGGGCCGGCGGCTACAACCTCATCTCCGTACCACTGGCCGCGGGTGTCCTCGCGCCGATCGGTTTCGTGCTGCCGATGAGCGTGGGTGCCATCCTCATGTCGGCGTCCACGGTCGTGGTGGCCCTGAACGCGCAGGTGCTGCGTCGGCTGGACCTGACCCCGGCAAAGAGCACCGCGAGGATCCTCGAGCGCTGA
- a CDS encoding MerR family transcriptional regulator, giving the protein MYTIKRAAELTGVPAATLRAWERRYDVVEPRRTDAGYRIYDEESLERIRDMTALLEDGWSASNAAAEVERRRLADHTPTRQPPPSPAAPPLPGVDPSPATTAERAAATSRLIEAAARLDPAGVARVLDEQLSRASYELVVDDWLMPALEEVGLAWADGRISIAGEHLVAHAVLRRLAAAYDAAGNRPPGPAVIVGLPAGVHHELGIFAFAVALRRLGVNTVHLGPDLPSPAWSAALDAHSARYAVLSVPGPEDIPAARELVEMLRASHGGVSVFVGGGRQDDLDGPGVTRLGHAIAPAAAEVAAILV; this is encoded by the coding sequence ATGTACACAATCAAGCGCGCAGCCGAGCTGACCGGAGTGCCGGCAGCCACGCTGCGCGCCTGGGAGCGTCGCTACGACGTCGTGGAGCCCCGGCGCACCGACGCCGGATACCGGATCTACGACGAGGAGTCGCTCGAGCGCATCCGCGACATGACCGCCCTGCTCGAGGATGGCTGGAGCGCGAGCAACGCCGCGGCGGAGGTGGAGCGACGACGCCTGGCCGACCACACGCCGACGCGGCAGCCTCCCCCTTCGCCTGCCGCCCCACCCCTCCCCGGCGTGGACCCTTCACCCGCGACGACCGCCGAGCGTGCCGCCGCGACGAGCCGCCTGATCGAGGCGGCCGCCCGGCTGGACCCGGCAGGGGTCGCTCGGGTCCTGGACGAACAGCTCTCCCGCGCCTCCTACGAGCTCGTCGTCGATGACTGGCTCATGCCGGCACTCGAGGAGGTGGGGCTGGCGTGGGCCGACGGACGGATCTCGATCGCCGGTGAGCACCTCGTCGCGCACGCGGTACTGCGTCGTCTGGCAGCAGCCTACGACGCTGCGGGGAACCGGCCCCCGGGCCCGGCGGTCATCGTCGGGCTGCCCGCCGGGGTTCACCACGAGCTGGGCATCTTCGCCTTCGCCGTGGCCCTACGTCGCCTCGGCGTCAACACCGTCCACCTCGGGCCGGACCTCCCGTCACCGGCGTGGAGTGCGGCGCTCGACGCCCACTCCGCGAGGTACGCGGTGCTCAGTGTGCCCGGACCGGAGGACATCCCGGCCGCCCGGGAGCTCGTCGAGATGCTCCGTGCGTCACACGGCGGCGTGTCCGTCTTCGTCGGTGGCGGCCGGCAGGACGACCTCGACGGCCCCGGCGTCACCCGGCTGGGCCACGCCATCGCGCCTGCCGCAGCGGAGGTCGCGGCCATCCTGGTCTGA